A region from the uncultured Draconibacterium sp. genome encodes:
- the miaB gene encoding tRNA (N6-isopentenyl adenosine(37)-C2)-methylthiotransferase MiaB has protein sequence MKYHVVTLGCQMNMSDSERVISVLDEAGYEWTDNEEEAGLIGILACSVRQKAIDKVYSRIHKWNKWKNNKNLVTFISGCILPDDHEKFLKLFDITFQMKDLPELPKMIGSYGVTTPTHLNVGIDPHNENIEDFWNVQPHYQSKFEAFIPIQNGCDKFCTYCAVPYTRGREVSRPSKDIVAEVALLVAQGYKSITLLGQNVNSYGLDKKGEELTFPQLLKEIGELGNRLKKEFWLYFTSPHPRDMTDEVIEVIAEYPVLGKQIHLPMQSGDDKVLMRMNRKHNMEKYRHIVETIRRILPQATLFTDVIVGFTGETEEQFENTRKAFDEFKFNMSYTAIYSPRPGATSHRWVDDVPLEEKKRRLHQLTEDLRKHNLPYNKNLIGQTKRVLVRGEDRKEGYLTSYTEGKLTIRFACNDKSLIGQFADIKITSASDFSLEGELQEVVASCE, from the coding sequence ATGAAATATCATGTAGTAACCTTAGGGTGTCAGATGAATATGTCGGATAGTGAACGGGTGATTTCGGTGCTTGACGAGGCCGGATATGAGTGGACCGACAACGAGGAGGAGGCCGGACTAATTGGTATTTTGGCGTGCTCTGTGCGCCAGAAAGCAATTGACAAAGTGTATTCGAGAATTCACAAATGGAATAAGTGGAAGAACAATAAAAACCTGGTTACGTTCATTTCAGGGTGTATTTTACCCGACGATCATGAGAAATTCCTGAAACTCTTTGATATAACTTTCCAGATGAAAGATTTGCCCGAACTGCCTAAAATGATTGGCAGCTACGGAGTAACTACGCCTACCCATCTGAATGTAGGTATTGATCCGCACAATGAGAATATTGAAGATTTCTGGAATGTGCAGCCTCATTACCAGTCGAAATTTGAAGCATTTATTCCTATTCAAAACGGTTGCGATAAATTTTGTACCTATTGTGCTGTGCCGTATACACGCGGTCGGGAAGTTTCGCGCCCATCAAAAGATATTGTTGCAGAAGTGGCTTTACTGGTGGCACAAGGGTATAAATCTATTACCTTGTTGGGGCAAAATGTAAACTCATATGGCCTCGATAAAAAAGGCGAAGAACTAACTTTTCCTCAGCTGCTTAAAGAGATTGGAGAATTGGGGAACAGGTTGAAAAAGGAATTCTGGTTATATTTTACTTCGCCACATCCGCGTGATATGACTGATGAAGTTATTGAAGTAATAGCAGAGTATCCGGTTTTGGGAAAACAAATTCATTTGCCAATGCAGAGTGGTGATGATAAGGTGCTTATGCGAATGAACCGCAAACACAATATGGAAAAATATCGACATATTGTTGAAACCATCAGGCGTATTTTACCGCAGGCTACCCTTTTTACCGATGTAATTGTTGGTTTTACAGGAGAAACCGAAGAGCAATTCGAGAATACACGTAAAGCCTTTGATGAATTTAAGTTCAACATGTCGTACACAGCTATTTATTCTCCACGGCCCGGAGCAACCAGTCATCGCTGGGTTGACGATGTGCCACTTGAAGAGAAAAAACGACGCCTGCATCAGTTAACCGAAGATTTGCGAAAACATAACCTGCCATATAATAAAAACCTAATTGGACAAACAAAACGGGTTTTGGTTCGGGGCGAGGACAGAAAAGAGGGGTACCTTACATCTTACACCGAAGGAAAATTAACCATCCGTTTTGCTTGTAACGATAAATCATTGATCGGACAATTTGCTGACATTAAAATTACTTCTGCTTCTGATTTTTCGCTGGAAGGAGAGCTGCAGGAAGTGGTAGCCAGTTGCGAATAA
- a CDS encoding prolyl oligopeptidase family serine peptidase, with the protein MNQKFIRFLFYFFLAAFVLVSCDEMDDVETPVTGNEYLVEATLQESYSKTQIDLLIAIASTQYPELADLADLVKSGVEVYKVTYKTTFNDETINASGVVALPDAAGDYSVISYQNGTNTLHSKAPSVDTNNDLFRILKMMGSTGFVIALPDYLGFGEADQMFHPYLHRESTVQTVTDMLKAVEEFVENEENISLNNDLYLAGYSQGGWATMQVQQAIEADASFAFSLKASACSAGPYNLTTLNQYVVGLAEYPMPYFLAYIFNSYLQLGLTTPINTVFQEPYAAKIETMFDGNTSGEDLNNQLTTTIANLFTPEYLSGWDSEANYEEVLSMLQENSVPAFVPKSQTRLYHGTADTYVPSIVAEEKYAEFIAGGASTDQVQYIPLVGLDHTGGIIPAGLASILWFIELENSTM; encoded by the coding sequence ATGAATCAGAAATTTATTCGATTTTTATTTTACTTTTTCCTTGCTGCATTTGTTTTGGTGTCGTGCGATGAAATGGACGATGTAGAAACACCGGTTACAGGAAATGAATATTTAGTTGAAGCGACACTACAGGAATCCTATTCAAAAACACAAATTGACCTGTTAATAGCCATTGCCTCCACACAATACCCGGAATTGGCTGACCTTGCTGACCTTGTAAAATCGGGTGTTGAAGTATACAAAGTAACTTATAAAACTACTTTTAATGATGAAACCATCAACGCTTCGGGTGTAGTGGCCCTACCTGATGCTGCGGGCGATTATTCAGTTATAAGTTACCAGAACGGTACTAACACTTTGCACAGCAAAGCCCCCTCGGTGGATACAAATAACGACCTGTTTCGTATTCTAAAAATGATGGGTTCAACCGGCTTTGTTATCGCCCTTCCGGATTACCTGGGATTTGGCGAGGCCGATCAAATGTTTCATCCTTATTTGCATCGCGAATCAACCGTACAAACTGTTACCGATATGCTAAAAGCAGTAGAAGAGTTTGTTGAGAATGAAGAAAATATCTCGCTGAATAATGATTTGTACCTTGCAGGATACTCACAAGGAGGCTGGGCTACCATGCAGGTTCAGCAAGCCATTGAAGCCGATGCTTCGTTTGCCTTTAGTTTAAAAGCAAGTGCATGTAGTGCAGGCCCATACAACCTTACAACCCTTAACCAATATGTGGTTGGTTTAGCAGAATACCCGATGCCATATTTTCTGGCTTATATTTTTAACAGCTACCTTCAGTTAGGTTTAACAACTCCAATAAATACCGTTTTTCAGGAACCCTATGCTGCAAAAATTGAGACCATGTTTGATGGAAATACTTCAGGAGAAGACCTGAACAACCAGTTAACTACAACAATTGCCAATTTATTTACACCTGAATACCTAAGCGGATGGGATTCGGAAGCAAATTATGAGGAGGTTTTAAGCATGCTTCAAGAAAATAGTGTGCCTGCGTTTGTCCCAAAATCTCAAACAAGGCTCTATCATGGTACAGCCGACACCTATGTTCCGTCAATTGTAGCAGAAGAAAAGTATGCCGAATTTATTGCCGGTGGCGCCTCTACTGATCAAGTACAATATATTCCTCTGGTGGGGCTCGATCATACTGGCGGAATAATACCTGCAGGCTTAGCATCTATACTTTGGTTCATTGAGTTAGAAAACAGTACTATGTAG
- a CDS encoding ThuA domain-containing protein: MKKFFVLFIFSLFTLLAKPQSTKVLLVTGGHSYDTIQFFELFDELKNVEYEHLQQPEANKKIADGYASNFDVLVFYDMWKTITPEQKAAYIRLTKQGKPFLFLHHSLVSYQNWPAFEKIIGGKYVRESKNVPEEEWSDYEHDVWVYCSVENYTPVTAGFHELRFFDEVYGNIRISEEVKPLLRTRHPKSADFVAWENRYNASTVLYIQPGHDKRTYENEEYRKLIKQAIQYLKNSDKSKL, translated from the coding sequence ATGAAGAAATTTTTTGTACTGTTTATATTTAGTCTTTTTACTTTACTGGCTAAGCCTCAATCAACTAAAGTTTTATTAGTAACCGGAGGGCACAGTTACGACACCATTCAATTTTTTGAGTTATTTGACGAACTGAAGAATGTAGAATATGAACACTTGCAACAACCTGAAGCGAATAAAAAAATAGCTGATGGTTATGCAAGCAATTTTGATGTGTTGGTGTTTTACGACATGTGGAAAACAATTACTCCGGAACAAAAGGCCGCTTATATTCGGCTTACCAAACAGGGTAAACCCTTTTTATTTTTGCATCACTCCCTTGTTTCCTATCAAAACTGGCCGGCTTTCGAAAAAATTATTGGAGGCAAATATGTGCGTGAGTCCAAAAATGTACCTGAAGAAGAATGGTCGGATTACGAACACGATGTTTGGGTGTATTGCAGTGTTGAAAACTACACTCCGGTAACGGCTGGTTTTCATGAATTACGTTTTTTTGATGAAGTGTATGGAAACATCAGAATCTCGGAGGAAGTAAAACCATTGCTGAGAACGCGGCATCCGAAAAGTGCTGATTTTGTGGCATGGGAAAACAGGTATAATGCATCAACAGTACTTTATATTCAACCGGGCCACGATAAACGAACCTATGAAAACGAAGAATACCGAAAACTGATAAAACAAGCGATACAATATTTAAAAAATTCAGATAAATCAAAATTATAA
- a CDS encoding MFS transporter, producing MKDVNQKRLFVAACLALLVTAITFAIRAKIEGVFTDEYGLSKEDVGRAFGPAFWGFAVAMFAGGYFIDLVKTKTIVWMAFGLHLVGIVLLLMAKDYTSLFISNVFIGLGNGSVEAACNPLVATLFPDKKTKMLNRFHVWFPGGIVIGSLLAALIMDALNLPWQVLVGMLFIPLVIYGVLFFGQKIPETERVATGVSYKEMMRNVGAPYTITLAVIFMILVATTPSIAELVTANYATPLIIVGVITALIIVEGRLVNKITLLFPFIFGCMLLTASTELGTTQWINALLADNGIHPMIVLAVVTGLMAVGRYFAGGLIHRLNPAGVLLGSAIFSVAGLLLLSISSGAVMTVVSAAVFAIGVCYFWPTMIGVASEYVPKSGALGMSILGGAGFVATSMILPIMGKSIETAGAQITLRNMAVLPVILVAAFIILNIVVRKSHTK from the coding sequence ATGAAAGATGTAAATCAGAAACGACTTTTTGTTGCTGCTTGTCTTGCTTTGCTGGTTACAGCAATAACCTTCGCCATTCGGGCAAAAATTGAAGGGGTATTTACCGACGAATACGGACTATCAAAAGAAGATGTTGGCCGGGCTTTTGGGCCAGCGTTTTGGGGATTTGCTGTTGCCATGTTTGCCGGTGGTTATTTTATCGATTTGGTAAAAACCAAAACTATTGTTTGGATGGCTTTTGGGCTTCACCTGGTAGGAATAGTGCTGTTACTTATGGCAAAAGATTATACCTCCTTGTTTATTTCCAATGTATTTATTGGGTTGGGCAACGGTAGCGTTGAGGCAGCTTGTAATCCGCTGGTGGCTACGTTGTTCCCTGATAAGAAAACGAAAATGCTAAATCGTTTTCATGTATGGTTTCCTGGAGGAATTGTAATTGGCAGCCTTTTGGCAGCGCTTATTATGGATGCCTTAAATTTACCATGGCAGGTGTTGGTCGGAATGTTATTTATTCCGTTGGTAATATATGGAGTATTGTTCTTTGGGCAGAAAATACCGGAAACAGAGCGGGTGGCAACCGGCGTAAGCTACAAAGAAATGATGCGGAATGTTGGAGCACCGTACACGATAACACTGGCTGTTATTTTTATGATTCTGGTAGCAACTACCCCTTCAATTGCCGAACTGGTTACAGCCAACTATGCCACTCCATTAATAATTGTTGGTGTAATAACAGCACTAATAATTGTTGAAGGACGGTTAGTAAATAAAATTACATTGTTATTCCCATTTATATTTGGATGTATGCTACTTACCGCATCAACAGAGTTGGGAACAACACAATGGATTAATGCCCTGCTTGCTGATAATGGTATTCACCCAATGATTGTTCTTGCAGTAGTTACCGGCTTAATGGCAGTCGGCCGTTATTTTGCAGGTGGACTAATTCATCGTTTAAATCCTGCGGGTGTTCTACTTGGTTCGGCAATATTTTCAGTAGCCGGACTGTTGCTCTTAAGCATTTCAAGTGGTGCGGTAATGACAGTTGTTTCAGCTGCCGTATTTGCAATTGGTGTATGTTATTTCTGGCCAACAATGATTGGCGTTGCCTCCGAATATGTTCCGAAAAGTGGAGCCCTTGGTATGTCAATTCTGGGAGGTGCAGGTTTTGTGGCTACATCGATGATATTGCCCATTATGGGAAAATCAATAGAAACTGCTGGTGCTCAGATTACTTTGCGTAACATGGCCGTATTGCCCGTAATTCTTGTTGCAGCATTCATAATATTGAATATAGTTGTGCGAAAATCGCATACAAAGTAA
- the bglX gene encoding beta-glucosidase BglX produces the protein MKKLILSILVMSVIAVACTKSTDPGKHAKNEIDVRVEALLAKMTLTEKVGQLNQYSSRWEMTGPAPEGVDSMALYNMIKEGKLGSMLNVTGAIATCNIQRWAVDSSRLGIPLILAYDVIHGYETMFPIPLAEAASWEPELAQLSSRIAAIEASAAGLHWTFAPMVDIARDARWGRFMEGSGEDPYLGAKMAYARVKGFQGDDLSAENTIAACAKHFAAYGFIESGRDYNSAQIGNPTLHNIVLPPFKACVEAEVATFMNAFNTINEMPATASSYLQRDILKGEWGFDGFVVSDWNSIGELIPHGVAADKKAAALLAINAGSDMDMEGNAYVKHLEELVNEGLVEETLVDDAVRRILRIKFKLGLFDDPYKYCNPEREEAVMRCEEHLAAAKEAAKKSIVLLKNDNNLLPLKKDGLKIAVIGELAESKDVPLGSWRAKAVTNSAVSLLEGMKNTTGSSSINFAKGPDYINGYRSFLTELQFNTTNRNGMSAAKNLASKSDVVVIALGEDCWQSGEGRSQTDIALKGLQQELLEEIYKVNKNVVVVLMNGRPIEINWMAENVPSIVECWHLGSEAGNGIAEVLFGDYNPAGKLPVSFPRAVGQQPLYYNHLNTGRPTNREGNVFWSHYTDQSKEPLFPFGYGLSYTQFTYSDLALSAGEINEDSKIVASATITNTGDVVGEEVVQLYIRDLVGSVSRPVKELKGFKKISLKPNESQKVSFEITTEDLEFYGASGEWKAEPGEFKLWIGPNSAEGLETAFVLK, from the coding sequence ATGAAAAAACTAATTCTTTCCATCCTTGTAATGAGTGTTATAGCTGTTGCTTGTACAAAAAGCACCGACCCCGGAAAACACGCTAAAAATGAAATTGATGTAAGAGTTGAAGCCTTGCTGGCAAAAATGACTTTAACTGAAAAAGTTGGTCAGTTAAACCAGTATTCATCGCGTTGGGAGATGACAGGGCCTGCTCCTGAAGGTGTTGATTCCATGGCCCTGTATAATATGATAAAAGAAGGGAAACTGGGATCGATGTTAAATGTAACAGGGGCAATCGCAACCTGCAATATTCAGCGCTGGGCAGTCGATAGCAGCCGTTTAGGAATTCCTCTAATTCTGGCCTACGATGTAATACACGGCTACGAAACCATGTTTCCTATTCCATTGGCAGAAGCAGCAAGCTGGGAACCCGAACTGGCACAGTTATCCTCTCGAATAGCAGCAATTGAAGCTTCAGCCGCAGGTTTGCACTGGACTTTTGCTCCAATGGTTGATATTGCCAGAGATGCCCGTTGGGGAAGATTTATGGAAGGTTCCGGAGAAGATCCTTACCTAGGAGCAAAAATGGCCTATGCCCGGGTAAAAGGTTTTCAGGGCGATGATTTGTCGGCAGAAAATACCATAGCTGCCTGTGCAAAACACTTTGCTGCCTATGGTTTTATCGAATCGGGCAGAGACTACAACTCGGCTCAAATAGGAAATCCAACCTTGCACAATATTGTTTTGCCTCCGTTTAAAGCTTGTGTTGAGGCAGAAGTAGCAACATTTATGAATGCTTTTAATACCATAAATGAAATGCCGGCAACAGCAAGTAGTTATTTGCAACGTGACATTTTAAAAGGCGAATGGGGCTTTGATGGTTTTGTGGTTTCAGATTGGAATTCGATCGGAGAGTTAATACCACACGGTGTCGCAGCTGATAAAAAGGCGGCAGCCTTACTGGCAATTAATGCCGGATCGGATATGGATATGGAAGGTAACGCTTACGTAAAACACCTGGAAGAGTTGGTAAATGAGGGACTTGTTGAGGAGACATTGGTAGACGATGCAGTAAGAAGAATATTACGTATAAAGTTTAAGTTAGGATTATTTGATGATCCATACAAATATTGTAATCCCGAGCGCGAAGAGGCGGTAATGCGATGCGAAGAACACCTTGCTGCTGCAAAAGAGGCTGCAAAAAAGAGTATTGTTCTATTAAAAAACGACAACAACTTGTTACCGCTTAAAAAAGATGGTTTGAAAATAGCTGTGATTGGCGAGCTTGCCGAAAGCAAAGATGTTCCGCTGGGGAGCTGGAGGGCTAAAGCCGTAACTAACTCTGCTGTTTCTTTACTCGAAGGAATGAAAAATACGACAGGCAGCTCAAGCATAAATTTTGCAAAAGGGCCGGATTACATTAATGGTTATCGTTCGTTTTTAACCGAGTTGCAGTTTAATACCACCAACCGAAATGGTATGTCAGCCGCTAAAAACCTGGCCTCAAAATCAGATGTGGTGGTTATTGCCTTAGGCGAAGATTGTTGGCAGAGTGGGGAAGGACGTAGCCAAACCGATATTGCATTGAAAGGCTTGCAGCAAGAATTGTTGGAAGAAATATATAAAGTAAATAAAAATGTTGTTGTGGTGCTGATGAATGGCCGACCAATTGAAATTAACTGGATGGCAGAAAATGTACCTTCAATAGTTGAGTGCTGGCATTTGGGATCTGAAGCAGGTAACGGAATTGCAGAAGTGTTATTTGGTGACTACAACCCTGCAGGAAAACTTCCGGTATCTTTTCCAAGGGCCGTTGGTCAACAACCATTGTATTACAATCATTTAAATACAGGTCGCCCAACTAATCGCGAAGGAAATGTATTTTGGTCGCATTATACCGACCAAAGTAAGGAACCGCTTTTTCCTTTTGGATATGGTTTAAGTTACACCCAATTTACTTATTCCGATTTAGCTCTTTCTGCCGGCGAAATTAACGAAGACAGCAAGATTGTAGCCTCAGCAACAATTACAAACACCGGAGATGTAGTTGGTGAAGAGGTTGTGCAATTGTATATTCGCGACCTGGTAGGAAGTGTTTCTCGTCCGGTAAAAGAACTAAAAGGATTTAAAAAAATAAGTCTGAAACCGAATGAATCGCAAAAGGTATCTTTTGAAATTACAACTGAAGATCTTGAGTTTTACGGCGCGTCAGGAGAATGGAAAGCTGAGCCAGGAGAATTTAAACTATGGATTGGTCCAAATTCGGCTGAAGGCCTTGAAACAGCCTTTGTTTTAAAATAG
- a CDS encoding AraC family transcriptional regulator: protein MYSTHNSEFLGKLHGIVLQNLSNDNFGVNDLAGKVQLSRSQLHRKVKQLTGSSVSCFIRQARLQQAEQILLNEQRTISEIAYLVGFGSPSYFNKCFHDYFGLAPGDYKKYHNNMLLDADIVDLKKTMQGPVRNTTKKAYYFFLLVFIILALVLIAFYML from the coding sequence ATGTATTCAACTCACAATTCAGAGTTTTTAGGAAAACTACATGGAATTGTGTTACAAAATCTTTCAAATGATAATTTTGGTGTAAATGATTTGGCCGGGAAAGTGCAACTGAGTCGTTCTCAGTTGCATCGGAAAGTAAAACAACTAACAGGTAGTTCGGTTAGCTGTTTTATACGTCAGGCGCGCTTACAACAAGCAGAACAAATACTGTTAAATGAACAGCGAACAATTTCTGAAATCGCCTACCTCGTAGGTTTTGGAAGTCCAAGTTACTTTAATAAATGTTTTCACGATTATTTTGGATTAGCCCCCGGCGACTACAAAAAATACCATAATAACATGTTATTAGACGCTGATATTGTTGATTTAAAAAAGACAATGCAAGGGCCTGTCCGAAATACTACCAAAAAAGCATATTATTTTTTCTTACTGGTTTTCATCATCCTTGCCCTTGTTTTAATTGCTTTTTACATGTTGTAA
- a CDS encoding energy transducer TonB, whose translation MKKLVLIVLAICLCMLVLGQNETPNLHNEIDEVEISPPSFTGIRDFSDYYAVDANYLKQYLVTNINYPDDALNCGREGTEVIKFKVNALGRVTDIHIVNNVCPVIDKEILRVLENTSGMWKPGIKDGTPVTMEKEVSIVFSVSDSPVNARARFLEIASSCFTRGTEAFYLKGKSKKAERLFSQGIRYMPHDQSLLLLRGLARYEQGNIDGATEDWERLLELGHLDMTSEYLVRAKGMQAYDAVIAMLKEK comes from the coding sequence ATGAAAAAGTTAGTTTTAATAGTACTGGCTATATGTTTGTGTATGCTGGTACTTGGTCAAAATGAAACTCCAAACCTTCACAACGAGATTGATGAAGTTGAAATTAGTCCTCCTTCTTTTACCGGAATACGGGATTTTTCGGATTATTATGCTGTTGATGCAAATTATTTAAAACAATATCTGGTCACAAATATTAATTATCCTGATGATGCATTAAATTGTGGGCGAGAAGGAACTGAGGTAATTAAATTTAAAGTAAATGCATTAGGAAGAGTTACCGATATCCATATTGTTAATAACGTTTGTCCAGTAATTGATAAAGAGATTCTTAGAGTATTGGAAAATACAAGTGGAATGTGGAAACCGGGTATTAAAGATGGAACTCCGGTAACCATGGAGAAAGAAGTTTCAATTGTATTTTCTGTGTCTGATAGTCCGGTTAATGCAAGAGCGAGATTTCTTGAAATTGCTTCCTCATGCTTTACCAGAGGTACCGAAGCATTTTACTTGAAAGGAAAATCTAAAAAAGCAGAGCGTTTATTTTCGCAGGGAATTCGATATATGCCTCATGACCAAAGCCTTCTTCTTCTTCGGGGCTTGGCACGCTACGAACAGGGTAATATCGATGGTGCAACAGAAGATTGGGAAAGACTTTTAGAACTAGGTCATCTTGATATGACATCTGAATACCTGGTTAGAGCAAAAGGAATGCAAGCTTACGATGCTGTAATTGCTATGTTAAAAGAAAAATAG
- a CDS encoding right-handed parallel beta-helix repeat-containing protein has protein sequence MKLSLIYILGLVFGITFQTVGSVAKNDTTYIFLKDYGLYKTKKRNAIKYFYKALDDLKNDQPKVLVFSTGTYHFYPDGCIRKEYFESNTSDKNPKVCAFHFEDIKNLVIDGRGSQLIFHEEMQPFTFNNCQNITLKNVSIDWDQPLIAQAEVLRINEHYMDIGLNPKESPYTLREGKLFFYGSNKQENAWTRTMEFDRKGRYIVPQTGDEGCLGENWQDYHAEPTMPGILRLHHNFKRKPQVGNFLVLRHAARTHSGVFINESSNITIQNLRLYHATGLGILAQYSKNLTFNRYQAIPNRAKGRYFGGGDDGLQLSNCSGEIVVNSCTFQGLMDDPINVHGTSVQIQEIVSKNEVKCRFMHHQSVGLNWARRGDKISLIENNTMTLLGVNSTKAFKPLDNETFILELENELPLSVNPGDALENLTWTPNLTVSNNNFKNCRARGLLVSTPGKVLIENNTFESSGSAILIAGDANQWFETGAVTDVLIKNNTFTSLCNTSSYQFCEGIISIYPIIPSIDEKSNRFHQNIRIEHNHFHPFDYPILYALSVEGLSFSNNTITRSYDFEPYHNRHYTFTFEYCKQIKLINNQFSEDLLGKNMLLKKTPISELNTDTTRAFSIETY, from the coding sequence ATGAAACTCAGTTTAATTTACATTTTGGGGCTGGTGTTTGGCATCACATTTCAAACCGTTGGCTCGGTAGCCAAAAACGATACCACCTATATTTTTCTAAAAGATTATGGATTGTATAAAACTAAAAAAAGAAATGCCATTAAATATTTTTACAAGGCACTTGATGATTTAAAGAATGATCAGCCAAAGGTGTTGGTATTTTCAACCGGAACCTATCATTTTTACCCCGATGGATGTATTAGAAAAGAATATTTTGAATCGAACACAAGCGATAAAAACCCCAAAGTTTGTGCTTTTCATTTTGAAGATATTAAAAACCTGGTAATTGATGGTAGAGGAAGTCAGCTAATTTTTCACGAAGAAATGCAGCCATTTACCTTTAACAACTGCCAGAATATTACGCTAAAAAATGTGAGCATTGATTGGGACCAACCATTAATAGCACAGGCCGAGGTTTTGCGAATAAACGAACATTATATGGATATTGGCTTAAATCCCAAAGAATCGCCGTACACCTTACGCGAGGGCAAATTGTTCTTTTATGGTAGCAACAAACAGGAAAATGCATGGACGCGAACCATGGAGTTTGACCGAAAGGGCAGGTATATTGTTCCACAAACGGGAGACGAGGGATGTTTGGGGGAAAACTGGCAAGACTATCACGCCGAGCCAACCATGCCCGGAATTTTAAGATTACATCATAACTTTAAACGAAAACCCCAGGTTGGAAACTTTCTTGTTTTGCGCCATGCAGCACGCACACATTCCGGAGTTTTTATTAACGAATCATCAAACATTACCATTCAAAACTTACGACTTTACCATGCTACAGGTCTGGGTATTTTGGCTCAATACAGTAAAAACCTCACTTTTAACCGTTACCAGGCCATTCCAAACAGAGCCAAAGGACGCTATTTTGGCGGAGGCGATGATGGACTGCAGCTATCTAACTGTTCCGGAGAAATTGTTGTAAACAGCTGCACTTTCCAAGGCTTAATGGACGATCCGATTAATGTGCATGGCACTAGTGTTCAGATTCAGGAAATAGTTTCAAAAAACGAGGTAAAATGCAGATTTATGCACCACCAAAGTGTCGGATTAAACTGGGCACGTAGAGGCGACAAAATAAGCCTGATTGAAAACAATACAATGACCTTGCTGGGAGTAAATAGCACAAAAGCTTTCAAACCCCTTGACAACGAAACTTTTATTCTTGAGTTGGAGAATGAGCTTCCGTTAAGTGTAAATCCTGGCGATGCTCTGGAAAACTTAACCTGGACTCCTAATCTAACGGTATCCAATAATAACTTCAAAAATTGCAGGGCTCGCGGACTTCTTGTTTCTACTCCGGGAAAAGTACTGATTGAGAATAATACATTCGAATCAAGTGGCAGTGCCATTCTTATTGCCGGTGATGCCAACCAATGGTTTGAAACAGGTGCCGTAACTGATGTACTCATTAAAAATAATACCTTCACATCATTGTGTAATACAAGTTCTTACCAATTTTGCGAGGGCATTATTTCCATCTATCCCATTATTCCATCTATCGATGAAAAAAGTAACAGATTTCATCAAAACATACGAATTGAGCACAACCACTTTCACCCATTTGATTACCCAATTCTTTATGCCTTATCTGTTGAAGGATTATCTTTTAGCAACAACACCATAACCCGAAGTTATGATTTTGAACCTTATCACAACAGGCACTACACTTTCACTTTCGAGTATTGTAAACAGATTAAATTGATTAACAACCAGTTTTCTGAAGATCTGCTAGGGAAAAATATGCTTTTGAAAAAAACGCCCATTTCTGAATTAAACACTGATACTACAAGGGCTTTCAGTATTGAAACGTATTGA
- a CDS encoding VOC family protein, with protein sequence MKKVTGIGGIFFKTKDPDKMKEWYQKNLGLVTNEYGSVFEFRKSEKPDQKAYSVWSPFKEDTTYFEPSPKEFMINYRVENIEQLVDKLQKAGVTICDTIETFEYGKFVHILDPENNKIELWEPVDEVFQSLYEGKTTK encoded by the coding sequence ATGAAGAAAGTTACTGGTATTGGAGGCATCTTTTTCAAAACAAAAGATCCAGATAAAATGAAAGAATGGTATCAAAAAAACCTGGGCTTGGTTACGAATGAGTACGGTTCTGTTTTTGAGTTTCGCAAATCGGAGAAACCCGACCAAAAGGCTTACTCAGTATGGAGTCCATTTAAAGAAGACACGACTTATTTCGAGCCTTCACCCAAAGAATTTATGATCAACTACCGCGTAGAAAACATTGAACAACTGGTAGACAAATTACAAAAAGCAGGGGTAACCATATGCGATACTATTGAAACTTTTGAATACGGCAAATTTGTTCATATACTCGATCCTGAAAACAATAAAATTGAGTTATGGGAGCCTGTAGATGAAGTTTTTCAATCGTTATACGAAGGAAAAACCACAAAATAG